From a region of the Candidatus Acidulodesulfobacterium acidiphilum genome:
- a CDS encoding ribose-phosphate pyrophosphokinase, giving the protein MTNKLRLFSGNSNKELAEKMAAYLSMSLGDAEVYKFSDGETFININENVRGCDIFLVQSTSNPVDRNLMELLIMIDAMKRASAYRITAVVPYYGYARQDRKTASRVPITAKLVADIITTAGANRVLSMDLHAGQIQGFFNIPVDHLYAAPVLLDYIKTKNYDSSDIVVVSPDAGAVERARSFAKHLGANLAIIDKRRIKANVAEIMNVIGDVKNKTAIMLDDMIDTAGTIAQGASALADNGAKEIIAMATHGVLSGSAVEKINNSPIKELIITDTIDQKHRNDLSGKFKILSTANILGEAVKRIHEEDSVSSLFI; this is encoded by the coding sequence ATGACAAATAAACTAAGATTATTTTCCGGAAATTCAAACAAGGAACTTGCCGAAAAAATGGCTGCTTATCTGAGTATGTCTCTTGGAGATGCGGAAGTTTATAAATTCAGCGACGGCGAAACTTTTATAAATATCAACGAAAACGTAAGAGGGTGCGATATTTTTCTTGTGCAGTCCACGTCAAATCCGGTTGACAGAAATTTGATGGAATTGCTGATTATGATCGACGCTATGAAAAGAGCTTCGGCATATAGGATAACCGCCGTGGTTCCTTATTACGGTTATGCAAGACAGGATAGAAAAACTGCTTCAAGGGTTCCAATTACCGCAAAATTAGTAGCCGATATTATAACGACCGCAGGGGCGAACAGGGTTTTATCTATGGATCTGCACGCAGGACAGATACAGGGATTTTTTAATATTCCAGTCGACCATTTGTATGCGGCGCCAGTTCTTCTGGATTATATAAAGACCAAGAATTACGATTCTTCGGATATAGTTGTAGTTTCTCCTGATGCCGGAGCCGTCGAAAGGGCAAGATCTTTTGCTAAACATTTGGGGGCAAATCTAGCCATAATCGATAAAAGGAGAATAAAGGCAAACGTTGCCGAAATAATGAATGTCATAGGAGACGTAAAAAATAAAACTGCAATTATGCTGGACGATATGATCGATACTGCCGGCACTATAGCGCAAGGCGCCTCGGCTTTAGCCGACAACGGCGCAAAAGAAATAATCGCGATGGCTACCCACGGCGTTTTATCAGGCAGCGCCGTAGAAAAGATAAATAATTCTCCCATAAAAGAACTTATAATAACGGATACTATAGACCAAAAACATAGAAACGATTTATCCGGCAAATTTAAAATATTAAGTACGGCTAATATTCTAGGGGAAGCGGTTAAGAGGATTCATGAAGAAGATTCTGTAAGCTCGTTGTTTATATAA
- a CDS encoding 50S ribosomal protein L25, giving the protein MDIINLNIEIRKKENNLKALRKNGLIPAVLYGKKTGSHIILINYKEFLKAFAKHSISSFINILSNEAGVNGKMAVIKEIQKDPVTDGIIHVDLHEISMDEKIEIEAVIHFNGKPEGVKLGGILEPLMRHIAIKGYPKDIIDTVNIDVSGLNIGDIIHVGDLNLGDKIEIITEKDAAIVTVAEPTVEEVSASAEVVESETAAQAAATSAASTQQDSKKS; this is encoded by the coding sequence TTGGACATCATTAATTTAAATATTGAAATCAGGAAAAAAGAAAACAATCTTAAAGCATTGAGAAAAAACGGTTTGATACCGGCGGTACTGTACGGAAAAAAAACAGGATCGCATATCATACTCATTAACTACAAAGAATTTCTTAAGGCTTTTGCAAAACATTCTATATCTTCGTTCATTAACATATTGAGCAACGAAGCCGGCGTTAACGGTAAAATGGCCGTCATAAAAGAAATTCAGAAGGATCCCGTAACCGACGGCATCATTCATGTCGATTTACATGAAATATCCATGGATGAAAAAATAGAAATAGAAGCCGTTATTCATTTTAATGGAAAGCCCGAAGGAGTTAAACTCGGAGGTATTCTTGAACCGCTAATGAGACATATAGCCATAAAAGGTTATCCAAAAGATATTATAGACACGGTAAATATCGATGTTTCTGGTCTCAACATAGGCGATATTATCCATGTCGGGGATTTAAATTTGGGCGACAAAATTGAAATTATAACCGAAAAAGATGCGGCTATCGTTACGGTTGCAGAACCTACGGTTGAAGAAGTTTCCGCTTCGGCAGAAGTTGTTGAAAGCGAAACTGCGGCGCAGGCGGCGGCTACTTCGGCGGCATCGACTCAGCAAGATTCTAAAAAGTCTTAA
- a CDS encoding aminoacyl-tRNA hydrolase: MPENIFIFGLGNQGREYQFSRHNFGFTAVDFFSAENNFPGFINKKNYLISEKIISEKKVFLIKPLTFMNLSGKAVKEVLNKNGVFKLPENSDAQDSNIILIHDDLDLAFGTYKIKLGGSGGSHNGVNSVINSLQSKNFIRLKLGINSLERFKFGSGADYVLANFSKEEQKVLPEIIQTINEILLSFIDCGLVKTMNLYNHK; the protein is encoded by the coding sequence ATGCCGGAAAATATATTTATTTTTGGACTTGGGAATCAGGGCCGCGAGTATCAATTTTCAAGGCACAATTTTGGATTTACGGCGGTAGATTTTTTTTCTGCAGAAAATAATTTCCCCGGTTTTATTAATAAAAAAAATTATCTAATTTCCGAGAAAATTATTTCCGAAAAAAAAGTTTTTTTGATAAAACCGCTTACATTTATGAATTTAAGCGGAAAAGCCGTAAAAGAAGTTTTAAACAAAAACGGCGTTTTTAAATTACCTGAAAATTCCGATGCTCAAGATTCAAATATAATATTGATTCACGATGATCTGGATCTTGCCTTCGGAACTTACAAGATAAAGCTCGGCGGCAGCGGAGGATCGCATAACGGCGTTAATTCGGTTATAAATTCACTGCAAAGCAAAAATTTTATCCGGCTGAAACTGGGCATTAATTCGTTGGAAAGATTTAAATTCGGCAGCGGAGCGGATTATGTTCTGGCTAATTTTTCTAAGGAAGAGCAAAAAGTATTGCCTGAAATAATTCAAACGATAAACGAAATTTTACTGTCTTTTATAGATTGCGGTCTTGTTAAGACTATGAATCTTTATAATCATAAATAA